From Fulvivirga lutea:
AGGCTTAGTGGGAATTGGCACTAATAACCCAGGGCACCACCTAGAAATAAATGTAGATGCTACTGGAGATGATGGCATTAACAGACAATTCATAAGCGTTAGAAATGTAAATAACACATTTAAATCTTATGCTGCGGTTGGGTTGGCCAGTGGTACAGGTGCGAATAAGTCAGATGGTTCCATTGCAGTTACAGCAATGAACTATTCAGCATTACCAGATCTTGCTGGTATGACCTATGTTGTTAACAATGAAAATGGTGTTGCCATTAGAGCTAGAAATGCAAATGGTAAAATAAAATTTTGGACAGGTGGAGATGGATCTTCCTTTGAAAGAATGACAATCAATAGCTTAGGGAATGTCGGGATTAACAATACATCACCTAACTACACACTGGATATTAACGGTACTCTAAATACCACAGAGTTGCTAGTTAATGGCAACCCAATTGCTCCTAACTCACCTTGGTCAAAAAATAGTGATAACATATTTTTCAATGAAGGCTTAGTGGGAATTGGCACTAATAACCCAGGGCACCACTTAGAAATAAATGTAGATGCTACTGGAGATGATGGCATTAACAGACAATTCATAAGTGTTAGAAATGTAAATAATACATTTAAATCTTATGCTGCGGTTGGGTTGGCCAGTGGTACAGGTGCGAATAAGTCAGATGGTTCAATAGCAGTCACAGCAATGAACTATTCAGCATTACCAGATCTTGCTGGTATGACATATGTTGTTAATAATGAAAATGGTGTTGCCATTAGAGCTAGAAATGCAAATGGGAAAATAAAATTTTGGACCGGTGGAGATGGATCTTCCTTTGAAAGAATGACAATCAATAGCTCAGGGAATGTCGGGATTAACAATCCTGATCCTAAATCTAAACTACAGGTCTCAAATGGTGACGTCTATATAGACGAGATAGGCAGTGGAGTTATTATGAAATCGTCTGATGGAAATTGTTGGAGAATGACAGTTGATAATTCTGGTAATCCAGTATTTGCATCAATTACATGCCCTAACTAATAAAAGTTTTAAAATTAATTATTAGAGGGTTTGATACATTTCTATCAAGCCCTCACTTGTCACATCCCAATTCCAACGATCTTGCACGGCCTTCTTACCATTTTCACCCAATCTGTAAGCTAATTCATCGTTTTCATAAAGTTGGATGATCTGCTGAGCAAGTAGCAGCTCATTTTCTGCAGGAAAGATCAACCCACATTCTTCCTCCCTTACAACATTTGCCTGTGTTGTAGAATCGCTCACTACCACCGGTTTACCCATTGCCATATATTGAAATAATTTATTTGCAAAAGTGGTATCGTGATGTTTATTTCTTTTGAGGGGTGAGATACAAATATTGGATGCAAGTGTATATGATGGGAATAGAGATACATCTTGCCAGCCTTCAAAACTTACCAAGTTATTAACACCCTCATTACTAGCAAGTTGCTTGAGTTTATTATCTACAGAGCTATCTCCTACTAAAATTAGTCGAGCATTCGGTATCTTATCTTTGATAATTTTCATTGACTTAATAGCCGTATCAGTGCCTCTTCTTAAACTGGTATCGCCTAGGTAAAGTATATTAAAAGTGCTATTGAATCGGTCAAGTATCGATTCATCAATACTGTAATTCAAAAATAATTCAGGTAGTATCGTATTAGGTACAACCACGATATCTTCAGCTTTTTTGAGGCCTTTGCTCATCACATCATTTTTAGCTTCTTCTGTAACCAGAATAAGTTTATCTGATCTTTTGATAAGCTTATCCTGAACTTTATTCCACTTATCAGTACTAATTAAAATTTTTCCTAACCCTTCATTTACATGTTTGTAATGCTTCATGATTTCAGGTCGGTTTTCATGTAAATCTAAAACGACCTTTAATTTGCCAGCATTTACATCTATTACAGCTTTGGCAATAACCATATCATGAATGTGTAACACGTTTGGCTTTAACTTATTAATAAAGTCCTTAATGCTTGGTTTAATTCGATTATGAAAGAATGGAAAGGTGTAAGCAAGTGCCGATAGTTTATACGTGAGTTTATCAACCTTATATCTGTGCACAGTTATTTCATTTATTACCTCATTCGAGGGTCTACCTTGGTAGTCAAGACTAAAAAGATGTACTTCATGACCCGCTTTTATTAAGCATATTGCCTCATTTTCCACCCTCGAATCAGGTGGAAAGGCGGTATCAAGAAACATGGCAATTTTCATTTAGTAAAATCTTATTATCAGTTTAATTCCAAATCACTTGATGAATCTTTAAACTTACACCATAGAAAAATTGATCAAGAGTGAATAAAGGCATAAATGTAAACCCTTTGATTATTTTATATAATCGATTAAGGATTTTAAATCCTTTCCGGAAGTCAATTCCTCTTAAAACTGCTAAAGATACATATCAGCCATTTCTAATTATTGGTTCCGGCAGATCGGGAACAACGCTGCTCAGGTCTATGCTCAATCAAAGCAATGAAGTTGAGATTCCACCTGAATCATTCGTTTTACCGAGAATATTAAAAAGGTATAAAGTATATAATAAATTGCCTTGGAATGATTTTTTGAAAATTATTCTGGGTGAGTTTAGTACTCACCCTCAATTCCAATATTGGAACCTTAACCTTACCAACACATTTGCAGAATTAGCAGGTGTACCAAAGAGTGAACAGTCTCTATTTAAAATTATAGATACACTCTATACCAGTTATACCACATTTAAAAACAAACCCGGAGCAAAATGGGGTGATAAAACACCACTAAACACATACCATCTTACACTGATAGATAAAATAGTAAACAAGCCAAAGTATATTAATATCATTCGTGATGGAAGAGATGTTGTAGCCTCTTACCTAAAAGCCGACTTAGCTGAAAATATTGATGATGCTTGTAATAGATGGAGGGATGCTATCATTGCTGTCCAACAATTTGAAAAAAGGAATTCAAATCGAGTTCTATCAATACGGTATGAAGCTCTGGTAACTAATCCGGAAAATGAATTGAGAAAAGTATGTGATTTTCTGGAAGTAGAATTTGAGAATAATATGCTTCAGAACAATAGAAATTCGGAGGCTTTGGGCGATTCTGTTTACAGCCATCATGAGAATCTTAAAAAGCCAATTGACACTTCTTCCATTGGCAAGTGGAAATCCAATTTAAGTACTGACCAAATGACCAAAGTTGATACATTGATAAGTACAGAACTTAAGAAGTTAGGATATACAGACTGATGCATACGCTGGTTATTCCATCATATTACCCTAATACTTATAACCCAATAGATGGAATTTATTTTGAGGTACAGGCCGAAGAACTTGCAAAAAATAAAGTGAAAGTTGGCGTGATTGCCCCCATTATCATCAAGCATTACATATTACTGCGTGAGAAGAAATTTGACTACGGTCTTAAAATTTCTACTGATAAAATACCAACATTAATTTATCAGCTTCCGTCATTCCCAGTTTTTAAGGCCATGAATGATTGGATGCGACTCTTCTATGGTAAAAAACTCTTTAAAAAATACATCAAGGAATACGGTATACCTGATATTGTTCATCTGCACTCTTTTGAAAATGGGATTTTAGCACGGTGGATTAAAAAAGAATATAACATCAATTATGTTATAACCGAGCATTCTACCCGTTTTTCCAGAGATGAATGTTCAGATCGGTTAATAAAACTAGCTAAGTATGCTTTTAACGAAGCCAAAGAAGTTATAACGGTTAGTAATGATTTGTGTATGACGTTAAATGCGAGATTTGGCATTAAACCAACTGTAATTCCTAACCTTATTGACACTGATTTTTTTCAGCCATTAGAAGTAATTAAAAAATATGATTTCATTACGGTAGGTGGCCTGAGAGAACCTAAAAATTTTGAATTACTGATTAACTCATTTGAACAACTTTCTAACAAGAGCTCAACGCTTGCCATTGTTGGCGTAGGCCCATTGAAAGAAAAGTTAATTAATCAGGTTAGAGAGTTAAACTTAGAAGAACGTATATCTTTTTTGGGTTCTAAAAGCCCTAATGAGCTCGTAGCATTATTTAATGAAAGTAAAGTATTCGTGTCTTCAAGTAGGATAGAAACATTTGGAGTGGCCATCATTGAGGCCATGAGCTGTGGCATTCCTGTGGTAGCCACAAAGTCCGGAGGCCCAGAATATTTTATGACGGACGATCGTTTGGGAATGTTATGTGATCAAAATCAAAAAGATTTAGCTAACTCTATGGAAAAGGTACTTTCTGATTTTGAAAATTATGATTCAGAGTTTATCAGAAATTATATTGAAAGTAAGTTTTCCGGTCCAACGGTAACAAGTGAGTTAAAAAAAGTTTACAGAAAATACATTAATTCTTCCGTAGAATAAACTGTGTTCCTTTAATTGAAATTACTGTAATTGAGTCTTTGAAATTTTCAATAAACTCATTTACTGCCTTTGTAACGCCATCATCCCACCAACCTACTAAGTTGTAATCATCACCAGTAATATAGCCTCCTGATTTTACTTTCTTAAATGAGTTTTCTAAATCAAGCTTTACATACTCATATAAATGGTTGCCATCTATATAGATCCAATCAAAATGGTCATCTTCAAATTTGTCAAGCGCCTTTGTTGAATCATCTCTTAAAAACTCCAGTTGCCCTGAATATAGCTCATTTTCAAATCTTTGCTGAGTAGATTTAAAAACTTCATCCATTTTTTCCTGTGAACTGTCCAAACCACCATACCATGCCTTATCGTATGTTTCCACATGCAAGTATGGGTCAATGATATAGAGTTTTTTGGGTTTGGTTTGTCTTAGAATTTCAGAAGTAAAATCACCTTTCCAGGCACCTATTTCAGCACAAATAGCTTTCTTAGGCATTCTTCGAAGAAGATTATTCCTATTTCTCAGGCTGCTTATTACTGCTAATCGTGTCTTTATTTTTTGGATTATTTTCAAACCAGAACAATTGAATATTAAAATAATAGTTACTTAGGGCAAACATATTCAATTTCGCCATAAGTTTGTTAGCAAATATTTTTAATGGGAATCGTTAGAAGAACAAGTATTCGGTTTTTAACCATCCTATACATAGGAATAGTGCTCGGTTACATTAATACTGTGTTAATATTTCCTAACATTCTTACCGAAGAAGAATTCGGTTTAACCCGTATTATTTTCTCAGCTGCCGCGCTCATTGCGCAAATAACACAGTTAGGTACTGGTAATATTCTTGTTCGTTTTCATCCACATTTAAAAGAAGATACTAAAAATACCACCCTGACGCTTGGCCTATTTCTTTCATTTATAGGTGTTGTTCTTTCAGGGTTAGTTTTGTTCTTTTTTAAAGACTGGATTATAGATAGTTATGCTGAAAATGCTGGTCTATTTACATATTATTATTATTTACTCTTTCCTGCCACAATATCATTAATTGCTTATAACCTATTCGATGGATACTTACGAGTACTCTTAAAGAATTCTTTCTCAGCTTTTCTAAACTCTATCTTATTAAGATTAGTTTGGTTGGGCATTGTTTTACTTTATGCATTCGATTTTTTTGACACTGATGCCTTCATAAACTACTACGTTGGCGGACAAGTTGCAGTAAGTTGTGTGGGGTTAATCTGTGTTTTGATGCAAGGTAATTTAACAATAGGCTTTGACACTTCACCTGAGAGGTTACAAATGCTAAAAAGAATGGTGAGTTTTGGTGTTGTTACAATTGTAAGTGGCATATCACTACTCCTCATTCATAGAATTGACGTCTTGTTGGTAGGTAAGTATTTAGGGTTAGCTGAAGTAGCAGTTTTTGCAATTGCCATGTATATGAGTGATGTAATACTAGCACCTGCTCAATCCATAGCCCGTACATCAGCAGTGCTGGTTGCAGATGCTTTCAAAAGTAATAATATGGATATGGTGAAAACCCTCTACAAAAAAACAGCTTTGAATCAGGTGCTATTGGGAGGCCTTGTTTTTTTGCTCATTGCTGTTAATTACGATAGTTTATTAAGTTTCCTTCCTCCCACTTACTCAGACAGTTATGATGTTTTCTTTTTATTTGGTCTAACAAAAGTTATAAATACAGGTTTGGGCGTAAATGGCGCTATTCTCATTAACTCCAATTATTATAAATTAGATACCATTCTTTCGGTGAGTTTACTCGTAATCTCTGTGGTACTTAAAATTTTATTCATACCTGTATATGGTTTGATTGGAGCTGCTGCATCCACAGCTTTTGCAATCATTGCTTTTAACATAGCTAAATACTTAATACTCAGAATAAAAATGAATCTATCTCCATTCTCTAAAAACTATTTTATTATATGCAGCATACTTGTTGTCGCTTTTGTTATCACGTTCTATATGCCCAATACAAACTCTGTTTGGTTAAATATTCCTATTACAAGCTCTGTATTTATAATTTTAACTGTACCTGGAATATACTTCATGCAATTGAGCGAAGACTTTAATGCTTTAATAGATAACGGCATTGATTTTCTAAAAAAGTGGGTTTAGTATTTCAATCATAACTCCATTTAGATCATTGCTAGAAATTTAAGAAATTTGAGAAATACCATATAATTGAAGTTGAAGGGATCACATATAAGAAATATCGAATTAGAAATCCACTCAGATAAAAGAGGCAAACTTCTTTCTATTGAACAGATAGCTAATGGTTTGCCATTCTCCGCCATAAGATCTTTTTATTTATTTGATGTCCCATTTCAAAGTATCAGAGCCGGCCATGCCGTTAACTGTCATCAGTTTATTCTAGCCCTTCGTGGATCAGTCAACGTTGAACATAAATCAGCTGATGAAAAAAGTGAGATATGGACCTTATCAAAGGTAAATGAAGGGCTATACGTGCCTGAATTGCACTATATTACACTCAAGGATTTTAGTTCAGATGCGCTAATTGTCATTTATGCTTCAAAAGCTTATTCTGATACTACCTATTATTCCTTTGAAGACTTAAATAAGCAATGATCCCTTTTGCAAATCCAAGCCTTCGATTCCAACAATTCGAAAATAGATTAAATCAATCATTCTCGGAAGTTTTAAACTCTGGCCAGTTGATTTTAGGAAATCAAGTTGAGAAGTTTGAAAGTAATTTCTCCCAATACATTGGAACAAATTATTGTATTGGAGTGAATTCCTGCACTGATGCTATTACATTAAGCTTAAAAGCATCAAATATTAATTCAGGTGATGAGGTAATAACAACGGGGTTAACCGCACCTGCCACTGCCATTGGTATTATTAATTCAGGGGCAACACCAGTAATAGTTGATATTGAAAATAACACTCATTGCATTGATATCAATGCCATTGAAGATGCAATTTCCGAAAAAACAAAGGCTATAATTCCTGTACATCTACATGGATTTCCTGCCGATATGCCTGCCATTAAGGAGATTGCCAAAAACCACAATCTGATAGTAATAGAAGATTGCGCTCAAGCGCATGGTGCAACAATCAATGGTCAAAAAGTAGGCTCAATTGGTCATTTTGGGGTATTTAGCTTCTACCCCACTAAAAACCTAGGTTGTCCTGGTGATGGTGGCGCAATATCTACTAATGATGTTCGTGCTGCTGAATACATAAAAACATTGAGAAATTATGGAATTAAGGATAATCGAATCACAAACACAGGACTAAATAGTCGGTTAGATGAAGTGCAAGCGGCCATTCTTGGTGTGCTTCTTCCTGAATTGAACGACCACAATGCTACCCGAAGAATGTACGCTAGAAAGTACATAGCTGAATTGGAAAGTATGGATATTACTCTTCCAGTATCTTCAGAAGATGCTGTCTACCACCAGTTTGTGATAAAGGTTAAAAACAGAGATCGAGTTCGGCAACAATTACTAGGTATGGGAATAGCTACAGGAATTCATTACGACAAGTCACTTAAGTATCATCCTGCTCTAGCTAACTATTGTAAAGAATTACCAATTGCACATAAGGCATGCAACGAGATGATATCCCTTCCAATCCAACCCGAAATCTTAGATAATCACTTTGATGAAATAATTAGTGCTTTAAAAACTGTACTAGTTGGCTAATACTTTCTGAACTAATTCCTGCGTCAAATTCCTTCTGGAAAACTTCTCTATTGCTTTTAACTCACGTTTAGATTCCTCCCCATCTATAACAGATAAAATTGCTTTTCTCAACGCCTCCTCATCTTTCCAGGAAACTGTAGTTCCTGCTTCACATTGGTTTATAATATTCGCTGCATCACCATTTTTTGGTCCTAATGCAATAATGGGCCGCTGGCTGGCAAGATATTCAAAAAGCTTACCCGGAATGTGACCGTGAGCATTATTAGAATTGTTAAGTAATAAGAGCAATATGTCTGATTCAGCATAAGCCCTCAGAACCTCATCATGACTAACGGGTGGTTTAAATTCAATCAAATTTGAGAGAATTGGGTCTGCCATTACCGAATCTTTAATAGGCTCTTCGATGGTACCATAAAGTCGAACCTCTATCTGGACTTGTGTAGATAACCTTCTCAGCACATCCCAAAAAATAACCGGATTTCTAAATGTATTGATCAACCCAAAATGACTAATCACTATTTTACCTGATCCTTTCTTAGGCTTTATATTATCAAAATCTGAGTCATCAAAACCGTTTGTAATAACCCGATATGTTCTTTTATGAATATCTTCAAACTCATTGACCCATGTTTGACTAACAGTTATTACTTCATCAGCATTCTGCAAAACTCTTAACTCCAATTTCCTATGCATTCTTCTGGCCAGTGATGACAGTTTAAAATTTTCCAGCATATCCCATTTGCTCCATGGGTCTCTAAAATCGGCAATCCAGCGTATATTTAATTTCCGTTTTAACTGTAATCCAATGAGATGCATACTATGGGGTGGGCCGGTTGTAATTACCGTATTTATTCCATTGTCTTGAACAAAATCCTTTAGAAACTTCACGGATGGCTTCACCCAAAATTTACGCGGATCAGGAATAAGTAAATTCCCACGCAACCAGATGGCCAATTTTGTAAATATACCCTGCTTTTTACTCGACTGAATTAAGCCCTGCGAAGGTCTTTGTTTACCTGAAATCTTTTCAAATAGCTTATATGGTTCCCAAATAGGCAGCTTAATTACTTCAAGCTCAGGATTAACATCATTCAATAAAGTATCATCCTTCATGTCAAAATCAGGATTTTCTGGTGTGAAAATGATTGGCTCCCAACCGAACTCAGGCAAATACTTCGAAAATTTCAACCAACGCTGAACTCCACCTCCACCACTTGGCGGCCAATAATATGTTATGATCAGTACCTTCTTCATTGAACCTGACAAATATGCCAATACTCATCTCAATACTTGTAGTATCGAGCCAAAAAGTGAGGATTGATACCAAGGTAATAGCCGACCATGATCACAATGTTTCTCAATTGCTGAAGTAAAATTCCATTTTTCTCGAATCTTCTGGCGGATGTAGTTATGGTATAAGGTAGCTTATCTACTTTATTAATTTTACGAATTCTGCTCAGAAGGTCAACATCCTCCAACAGTGGAATAATTTTGTAGCCTCCAACTTTAAAAAACAGTTCTTTACTTACAAATAATCCCTGATCTCCATAGGTAAACAAGCTGTAATTATATTTCGTGAACCATGCATAAAATCGATATAAAACCCTCTTCGAATCAAACTTTAGGGTAAAAGTAGCAGCCTGTGAATTGATATATGGAAGTTGGCCTAGTAACTCGTCTGAAAGTTGGCTGTCCGCATGAATAAAAAAGAGTTTTTCTCCATTACCCATTTTAGCGCCAGCATTCATTTGTGATGCCCTACCACGCACTGAATTGATATAATTTACTTGGTTATAATTCTTAACAACCGCTTCTGTATTATCTGTGCTTCCTCCATCCACCACAATGAGCTCAAAATCATCTGACCTTTTATTGAATGCGGATAATAATTTACCAATGTATACTTCCTCGTTTAAAACTGGAATTATTACTGAAACCATCCGGGGAAAATTAATTTGAAAACTCGTACAACCCTTTTAATCTAACATGTGTCTACATCTTACGGCTGTTTATAGGATTGCCAAAACTAATAAACAGCTTAATCGATAAACTTAATGTAAACCCAAACCAATTGTTCTATGTTTAAAATTATTGATAAATCTACCATAACTATTATACTGGGTATAATGGTAGTTATATTGATATTACTAAGTTGAACTAAAACAAATATTCTTTTTGATTCAAAATAATGTCTTTTTCCTCACCTTCAAGGCTTAGATCTTTGCAATACCGTTTGGGTGTTGGTCTAAAGAAAGACATTAGAAATAATAAGATTACATAAGAGACAATTAATATCCCTTTGGCAGATAAATACAAACCACCTGCTAGTAATAAGGCCGCCAGTGATACAAAAAGATAATAGGTTGTAATTCCGTTATAGTAAACCCCTAATTTATCAATCAGCTTATTTTCACTGGTTGCAATATTTTTCTTTGATTTAAAAATTTGATGTCCTTTAATGACTAGTAAGCCGCTTATTACGGGTACTAAATAACCCATTACGTGTGTTAGCATCCCAGCTTCTAACCAACCTGAAAATTCACTATGTTTTATCTCCAGATATAGCCAAACAAATGGCAATAATGGTAGTGCGATGGTCGTACTGAAGAATAAGCCCAATTTTGTATGGAATTCTTCGGGGGATTTAAAATTTACTTTTCTCATTAGGCGTTCAAAACTAATAAAATACTTCTTTGAGAAACAATAATGGTTATTTTTGCATGATGGTAGAGGTGGAAAATTTAAGCAGAAAAGAACAAGTTATCAGAGCTGCTGCTGCCCTGTTTCAAAAAAACGGGTACTCTGCTACATCAATGCGTGATCTTGCGCACGCACTAGGAATTGAAGCGGCAAGTTTATATTCTCATATCAAATCAAAAGAAGAGATTCTTCAAAGTTTATGTTTTGACATGGCAGCACAATTCAGGGCTTCACTCGATAAAGTGGAGAATTCTGATATTTCGTATAGTCAAAAATTGAGGCAGGGAATCCTCGGCCACATAGAAGTGATGGCGCAGGATTTAACTGCATCTGCAGTTTTCATGAACGAACACAGATATTTGAGCCAGCCATATTTAAGGGACTTTTTGTTATTGAGAATCAATTACATAAATAGATTTAAGAAGATTATTGAAGGCGGAATTGCTTCCGGTGAATTCCAAAATATTGATACAAAATTGGCAGTAATGACCCTATTTTCGTCATTAAACTGGATGCCCAACTGGTTTGACCCTACCGGATTAACTAACCCTAAAGATGTGGGTAATCAATTAGCAGATATGCTAATTGGTGGAATCAAAACCAAATAGGTAATTTTGCTGTTACTAAATAAAAACTGATACTATGTACGGAGGAGGAAATACTTTTGAGCCAATGAAAGCAACGGGTGTAGAAAATGAAGACCCCGTAAAATTAGCTGAATTTGAAGCTCGTATTGAAAGAGGCGAAAAAATTGAGCCACATGATTGGATGCCTCAACTTTACAGAAAACAGTTAATAAGAATGATTGAGCAGCACGCTCACTCAGAAATAATTGGCGCATTACCTGAAGGTACCTGGATCACGAGAGCTCCTGGCTTTAAAAGAAAGCTTGCACTCATGGCTAAAGTTCAAGACGAAGTAGGCCATGCCCAATTACTTTACAGCGCAGCAGAAACACTAGGAAAACCAAGAGAGCAAATGCTTGACGACCTGGTGAGTGGAAAATCGAAATACTCAAACATATTTAATTACCCAGCTTTTACCTGGGCAGATTCATGTTTCA
This genomic window contains:
- a CDS encoding glycosyltransferase family 4 protein codes for the protein MKIAMFLDTAFPPDSRVENEAICLIKAGHEVHLFSLDYQGRPSNEVINEITVHRYKVDKLTYKLSALAYTFPFFHNRIKPSIKDFINKLKPNVLHIHDMVIAKAVIDVNAGKLKVVLDLHENRPEIMKHYKHVNEGLGKILISTDKWNKVQDKLIKRSDKLILVTEEAKNDVMSKGLKKAEDIVVVPNTILPELFLNYSIDESILDRFNSTFNILYLGDTSLRRGTDTAIKSMKIIKDKIPNARLILVGDSSVDNKLKQLASNEGVNNLVSFEGWQDVSLFPSYTLASNICISPLKRNKHHDTTFANKLFQYMAMGKPVVVSDSTTQANVVREEECGLIFPAENELLLAQQIIQLYENDELAYRLGENGKKAVQDRWNWDVTSEGLIEMYQTL
- a CDS encoding sulfotransferase family protein; this encodes MNKGINVNPLIILYNRLRILNPFRKSIPLKTAKDTYQPFLIIGSGRSGTTLLRSMLNQSNEVEIPPESFVLPRILKRYKVYNKLPWNDFLKIILGEFSTHPQFQYWNLNLTNTFAELAGVPKSEQSLFKIIDTLYTSYTTFKNKPGAKWGDKTPLNTYHLTLIDKIVNKPKYINIIRDGRDVVASYLKADLAENIDDACNRWRDAIIAVQQFEKRNSNRVLSIRYEALVTNPENELRKVCDFLEVEFENNMLQNNRNSEALGDSVYSHHENLKKPIDTSSIGKWKSNLSTDQMTKVDTLISTELKKLGYTD
- a CDS encoding glycosyltransferase, with the translated sequence MHTLVIPSYYPNTYNPIDGIYFEVQAEELAKNKVKVGVIAPIIIKHYILLREKKFDYGLKISTDKIPTLIYQLPSFPVFKAMNDWMRLFYGKKLFKKYIKEYGIPDIVHLHSFENGILARWIKKEYNINYVITEHSTRFSRDECSDRLIKLAKYAFNEAKEVITVSNDLCMTLNARFGIKPTVIPNLIDTDFFQPLEVIKKYDFITVGGLREPKNFELLINSFEQLSNKSSTLAIVGVGPLKEKLINQVRELNLEERISFLGSKSPNELVALFNESKVFVSSSRIETFGVAIIEAMSCGIPVVATKSGGPEYFMTDDRLGMLCDQNQKDLANSMEKVLSDFENYDSEFIRNYIESKFSGPTVTSELKKVYRKYINSSVE
- a CDS encoding class I SAM-dependent methyltransferase — protein: MPKKAICAEIGAWKGDFTSEILRQTKPKKLYIIDPYLHVETYDKAWYGGLDSSQEKMDEVFKSTQQRFENELYSGQLEFLRDDSTKALDKFEDDHFDWIYIDGNHLYEYVKLDLENSFKKVKSGGYITGDDYNLVGWWDDGVTKAVNEFIENFKDSITVISIKGTQFILRKN
- a CDS encoding lipopolysaccharide biosynthesis protein, giving the protein MGIVRRTSIRFLTILYIGIVLGYINTVLIFPNILTEEEFGLTRIIFSAAALIAQITQLGTGNILVRFHPHLKEDTKNTTLTLGLFLSFIGVVLSGLVLFFFKDWIIDSYAENAGLFTYYYYLLFPATISLIAYNLFDGYLRVLLKNSFSAFLNSILLRLVWLGIVLLYAFDFFDTDAFINYYVGGQVAVSCVGLICVLMQGNLTIGFDTSPERLQMLKRMVSFGVVTIVSGISLLLIHRIDVLLVGKYLGLAEVAVFAIAMYMSDVILAPAQSIARTSAVLVADAFKSNNMDMVKTLYKKTALNQVLLGGLVFLLIAVNYDSLLSFLPPTYSDSYDVFFLFGLTKVINTGLGVNGAILINSNYYKLDTILSVSLLVISVVLKILFIPVYGLIGAAASTAFAIIAFNIAKYLILRIKMNLSPFSKNYFIICSILVVAFVITFYMPNTNSVWLNIPITSSVFIILTVPGIYFMQLSEDFNALIDNGIDFLKKWV
- a CDS encoding sugar 3,4-ketoisomerase: MKLKGSHIRNIELEIHSDKRGKLLSIEQIANGLPFSAIRSFYLFDVPFQSIRAGHAVNCHQFILALRGSVNVEHKSADEKSEIWTLSKVNEGLYVPELHYITLKDFSSDALIVIYASKAYSDTTYYSFEDLNKQ
- a CDS encoding DegT/DnrJ/EryC1/StrS family aminotransferase; translation: MIPFANPSLRFQQFENRLNQSFSEVLNSGQLILGNQVEKFESNFSQYIGTNYCIGVNSCTDAITLSLKASNINSGDEVITTGLTAPATAIGIINSGATPVIVDIENNTHCIDINAIEDAISEKTKAIIPVHLHGFPADMPAIKEIAKNHNLIVIEDCAQAHGATINGQKVGSIGHFGVFSFYPTKNLGCPGDGGAISTNDVRAAEYIKTLRNYGIKDNRITNTGLNSRLDEVQAAILGVLLPELNDHNATRRMYARKYIAELESMDITLPVSSEDAVYHQFVIKVKNRDRVRQQLLGMGIATGIHYDKSLKYHPALANYCKELPIAHKACNEMISLPIQPEILDNHFDEIISALKTVLVG
- a CDS encoding glycosyltransferase family 4 protein, whose translation is MKKVLIITYYWPPSGGGGVQRWLKFSKYLPEFGWEPIIFTPENPDFDMKDDTLLNDVNPELEVIKLPIWEPYKLFEKISGKQRPSQGLIQSSKKQGIFTKLAIWLRGNLLIPDPRKFWVKPSVKFLKDFVQDNGINTVITTGPPHSMHLIGLQLKRKLNIRWIADFRDPWSKWDMLENFKLSSLARRMHRKLELRVLQNADEVITVSQTWVNEFEDIHKRTYRVITNGFDDSDFDNIKPKKGSGKIVISHFGLINTFRNPVIFWDVLRRLSTQVQIEVRLYGTIEEPIKDSVMADPILSNLIEFKPPVSHDEVLRAYAESDILLLLLNNSNNAHGHIPGKLFEYLASQRPIIALGPKNGDAANIINQCEAGTTVSWKDEEALRKAILSVIDGEESKRELKAIEKFSRRNLTQELVQKVLAN
- a CDS encoding TIGR04283 family arsenosugar biosynthesis glycosyltransferase codes for the protein MVSVIIPVLNEEVYIGKLLSAFNKRSDDFELIVVDGGSTDNTEAVVKNYNQVNYINSVRGRASQMNAGAKMGNGEKLFFIHADSQLSDELLGQLPYINSQAATFTLKFDSKRVLYRFYAWFTKYNYSLFTYGDQGLFVSKELFFKVGGYKIIPLLEDVDLLSRIRKINKVDKLPYTITTSARRFEKNGILLQQLRNIVIMVGYYLGINPHFLARYYKY
- a CDS encoding TetR/AcrR family transcriptional regulator; this translates as MRNNNGYFCMMVEVENLSRKEQVIRAAAALFQKNGYSATSMRDLAHALGIEAASLYSHIKSKEEILQSLCFDMAAQFRASLDKVENSDISYSQKLRQGILGHIEVMAQDLTASAVFMNEHRYLSQPYLRDFLLLRINYINRFKKIIEGGIASGEFQNIDTKLAVMTLFSSLNWMPNWFDPTGLTNPKDVGNQLADMLIGGIKTK